GTGGCTCGAACAGATTAAAGAAAGTCAGAGGAGCTGTTTTTGTTATTTCTGGATGCGTGAGGAAGAGATGCCTGCCAGTAAGGTGGGTTTCCCATCTGTCATGATAATTCATCCCCGAGTATGAATAGAAATCAGGGATGGATTTTTTCTGGTCTGAAGGAGGCAGTCTCAATTGCTCTGCTACAAATTTACTGAGAGGTAGAGGTAGCTTATAGGCTCGAAAAATACAACCCATAATGTCAAGCCATATCGATTTATTTTCAGGCAATACGAAGCATAGTTCCACATAACTCAAATACCAATGCTTATAATCTAATTAATCAGCCAAATACAACTATAGACTTTCTATAAGCTTTCAGTACCGCGCTTCCTTTCTTCTATGCATAATTAAATACAATCCAGGTAAAAGCGCTTAGCTTACAAGACACTTTAAAATTTAACAAACAAATTTCAATCATTTATCTGAAAATCATCATTATTAAATAAAGGCGTTTCATTAATCTCTAAATCTTTTGTTTTTACTGCTACATTTGCAGATGGACAGTAATAGGCCTTAGCGGTTATAGAATGTATATAAATAGTGGTTAAATTTTTTGAGCCCCTTACATATCTTCTAGCATACCCCTTTGAGTTATGGGTTAAAAGAACAATAACATTAGCGCCTAACCTTGCTCCTTCATTTCTAAGAAAATTATTATCATCCTTTCTTAATTCACGTAGTGAAGATTTTATATCTACCAATTCGTGCACATTCGGATTTTCAATGGTCCCTAAAAATCTACAATTTTTTGTAGGATAGGAAAAATACAAATTAACTTTTTCCGCACCTGAATTCATTTTCCTTATTCCTGCGCAACTAGCGATGATAGAAAGAATTACAAAACCAAGCAATGAGTAAATTATTTTCATATTTATAATCCATTAGTGTAGAAATTTTTCCGTTGAAATATTTAAAATTAATCACAATTAAATATATTTTTTTTAAATTCAAAAAAATAATATTATTGAATAATTTTATAAATAAGACTTTAATACCATAATTGAGCATTAATTTCATTTTAAAGCATATTAGATAATTGCAAAAATACTTACCTAAAGCGTTAAATGGGACTATCAATAAAACAGCTTGCCCCTGTTTCTTTTTACCACAGATTGAGTTTTGGTCAGATTTAAACAAGCAAGTATTCACTTTAACATCTTGATTAACCTGCGATTTTATAAGTGGATTAGCTCCCTATTACAGGTACACACTCTATAAAAATAAATTTTAATAATAAAGAGCCAATGTTTTTATATGCCTCCTTTCGCTAAAATGAAATTTCTAAACTAGCTATACTTATTTTATAAAAAGATAAATGGAACGTAAGATGCTAGATAATGCCTATCCTAGTAAAAAAATAAAACAAGAAATTGAGCAATCCCTGTTAAATTCAATTGTAGAATTTTCATATGATGCCATCCCCTTGCAAGGTTATTACCAGTTGGAATCATAGCGCTGAACGACTATTTGGTTACTCTGCTAAAGAAATCATTGGAAAACCGTCTATCTTATTAATGCCACCAGAACGGGTTTATGAAGAAGCTATCTTTTTAAAACGAATTGCTTTTTGAGCACCTCAATTTTTCAGCCATTATTAAATAACAGAGATAAACTTTCTATAAGCTTTCAGTACTACTCTCCTTTCTTCTATGCATAATTAAATACAGTCCAGGTAAAACAAGTAAGGTCAAGAAAGTGGATGACAAAATACCTCCAATAACCACCGTTGCAAGTGGTCGTTGTACTTCGGAGCCTGCCCCGACATTAATGGCCATAGGCACAAAACCAAGACTTGCTACGAGAGCCGTCATTAAAATAGGTCTTAAACGCGTGAGTGCGCCTTGAACAATAGCATTGTGTAGGGCTTTTCCTTCCTCAATCAAACTGCGAATAAATGACACCATAACAACCCCATTTAATACCGCTACACCAGACAAGGCAATAAAACCTACGCCAGCTGAAATGGAAAAGGGAATGCCCCTCAACCAGAGTGCTATGATTCCTCCGGTTAATGCCAAAGGAACGCCAGAGAATATGAGTAATGCGGCACGCGCTGAACCAAAGGCCATAAATAAAAGACCTAAAATAAGTAATAAAGTAATCGGCACCACTACCATTAACCGCTCTTCTGCTGAAATAAGCTGCTCAAATGTGCCGCCATAATTTATCCAGGTGCCAGAAGGCAACTTAACGTTATCCCCAACCATGCGTTTAACTTCCTCAACAAAACCACCTAAATCACGTCCTCGAACGTTCGCGGTTACAACCACTCGGCGCTTACCATTCTCACGGCTAATTTGATTAGGACCATAGGAGAAGGTTAATTTCGCCACCTCTTTTAGCGGAACATAGTTAGGATTTGATTTGCTCGTATCAGCTTGTAGCGGTAAAGGAATGGGTAGTTCTTCTAAAATGTTAATGTCTGTTCGCAGGGACTCAGGCAATCTCACTACAATATCAAAACGTTTATCGCCTTCGAATAACTGTCCTGCTTCTTTGCCACCCAAAGCAATTTGAATCACATTTTGGACATCGGCAATATTAAGCCCATACCGCTGGAGAGCTGCGTTGTCGGGAATGATGGATAATACCGGCAAACCACTGGCCTGCTCGATTTTAATGTCTGCAGCGCCTGGTATTTTTTGTAATACCCCCTTGATTTGCTTGGCTAAAACTAGCAATTGCTCGATATCATCACCAAAAATTTTTATCGCCAAATCACTTCTTACGCCAGAAATGAGCTCATTAAATCGCATTTGAATGGGTTGCGTAAATTCATAATTATTTCCTGGAATTTCTTTGACCGCAGTTTCCATTTCCTGAACAAGGATGGTTTTTGACTTGTTAGGATTAGGCCACTCAGAGCGAGGCTTTAACATAACAAAGGTATCTGCCACATTAGGAGGCATTGGATCGGTCGCTACTTCAGCCGTACCAATTTTACTAAACACCTCGCGAACCTCTGGGAATTGTTTAATGCGCTTTTCTAATGTGGCCTGCATTGCAATCGCTTGGGATAGACTCGTACCCGGCACACGCATGGCATGGAGTGCAATGTCTCCCTCATCAAGGCTTGGTATAAATTCTGCACCGATGCGTAAGAATAACAGTAAGCTAAGCACTGTTATTATCATAGCGCCGCTAACCATTTTCCATGGATTATTCATGCTCCAGTTTAATAAAGGCTCATACCCTTTTTTAATAAAGCGGATAATGAAATTTTCTTTTTCCTCTATTCGACCACTAATAAATAGAGCAACCGCCGCGGGTACAAAGGTTAACGAAAGTACTAAGGCTGATAAAAGTGCCATAACAACGGTCATCGCCATCGGATGAAACATCTTGCCTTCAACACCTGATAAAGTAAAAATGGGCAAATAGACAACCGTTATAATCACTACACCAAAGATACTCGGGCGAATCACTTCAGCAGCGGCCACTGACGTTAAGTTAAATCGCTCCTCTTTAGTTAATACGCGCCCTAGCTCATGTTGCGCCAAACCAAATCGGCGTATACAATTTTCGATAATGATGACCGCGCCGTCTACAATTAAACCAAAGTCTAAGGCGCCCAAGCTCATTAAGTTGCCAGATACTCCTTGCGCTACCATACCGGTTATGGTCATGAGCATTGAAATAGGAATAACAGCTGCGGTAATTAAAGCGGCGCGAATGTTTCCCAGTAAGAGAAAGAGAATAACAATAACCAGCAAAGCCCCTTCCAATAAATTTTTCTCAACGGTCGCAATCGTTCTATCCACAAGCTTAGTTCGGTCATAAACAGGCTTTGCAATAACACCTTTGGGTAGACTGCGATTAATTTCTTCTAATTTGGTAGCAACTCGCACAGAGACTTCACGGCTGTTTTCACCAATCAGCATCATGGCAGTACCAAGCACCACTTCTTTACCATTTTGAGTGGCAGCCCCTGTCCTTAAGGGTGAACCTAACCTAACATCCGCTACCTCGCCAATACGAATAATTACTTCATCCTTTTTCGCAACAATTATCTTTTTGATGTCTTCAATTGTTTTCACCTGCCCTGGTATTCTAATTAAATACTGTTCACCATTTTTTTCGATATAACCTGCGCCTATATTGGCATTGTTCTTTTCTAATGCTTGAAGAAGATCGCCAATCGTTAATTGATAAGCCAGTAATTTTTGTGGGTAGGGCATGACATGAAATTGCTTTTCATAGCCGCCGATGGAATTGACTTCAATGACGCCTTTAGTGTTGCGCAACTGCGGTAAGATAATCCATTTTTGCACCGTCAATAAATCCATCGGTGTATAAGCACTACCATCTTCTTTAACAGCCCCCGGAGTTGCTTCCACCGCGTACATGAAAATTTCGCCTAGTCCTGTAGCAATAGGCCCCATTTCAGGCTCTAAGCCCGAAGGCAATTGACTTTTGATTTGTTGTAGTCTTTCCGCGATTAATTGGCGGGCAAAATAAATATTAGTGCCTTCTTCAAACACCACCGTCACTTGTGAGAGTCCATAACGAGACAGTGAGCGGGTATAATCCAGTTTAGGAATGCCTGCAAGGGCTGTTTCAATAGGATAGGTGATGCGCTGCTCCACTTCTAAGGGCGAATACCCTTCAGCCTCGGTATTAATTTGTACTTGCACATTGGTAATATCAGGGACGGCATCAATGGGTAATTTTTTAAAATTGTAGATACTAAATCCCATGAGACCGACAACAACTAACAATACAAACCAGCGATGCTGAATGGAAAAATTAATAATATGTTCTAACATAATCGTCCTGATTTAATGTTCATGCTCAGCACCTGACTTCTCAATGTCAGCC
The Legionella busanensis genome window above contains:
- a CDS encoding DUF4156 domain-containing protein, yielding MKIIYSLLGFVILSIIASCAGIRKMNSGAEKVNLYFSYPTKNCRFLGTIENPNVHELVDIKSSLRELRKDDNNFLRNEGARLGANVIVLLTHNSKGYARRYVRGSKNLTTIYIHSITAKAYYCPSANVAVKTKDLEINETPLFNNDDFQIND
- a CDS encoding PAS domain-containing protein, which produces MMPSPCKVITSWNHSAERLFGYSAKEIIGKPSILLMPPERVYEEAIFLKRIAF
- a CDS encoding efflux RND transporter permease subunit — its product is MLEHIINFSIQHRWFVLLVVVGLMGFSIYNFKKLPIDAVPDITNVQVQINTEAEGYSPLEVEQRITYPIETALAGIPKLDYTRSLSRYGLSQVTVVFEEGTNIYFARQLIAERLQQIKSQLPSGLEPEMGPIATGLGEIFMYAVEATPGAVKEDGSAYTPMDLLTVQKWIILPQLRNTKGVIEVNSIGGYEKQFHVMPYPQKLLAYQLTIGDLLQALEKNNANIGAGYIEKNGEQYLIRIPGQVKTIEDIKKIIVAKKDEVIIRIGEVADVRLGSPLRTGAATQNGKEVVLGTAMMLIGENSREVSVRVATKLEEINRSLPKGVIAKPVYDRTKLVDRTIATVEKNLLEGALLVIVILFLLLGNIRAALITAAVIPISMLMTITGMVAQGVSGNLMSLGALDFGLIVDGAVIIIENCIRRFGLAQHELGRVLTKEERFNLTSVAAAEVIRPSIFGVVIITVVYLPIFTLSGVEGKMFHPMAMTVVMALLSALVLSLTFVPAAVALFISGRIEEKENFIIRFIKKGYEPLLNWSMNNPWKMVSGAMIITVLSLLLFLRIGAEFIPSLDEGDIALHAMRVPGTSLSQAIAMQATLEKRIKQFPEVREVFSKIGTAEVATDPMPPNVADTFVMLKPRSEWPNPNKSKTILVQEMETAVKEIPGNNYEFTQPIQMRFNELISGVRSDLAIKIFGDDIEQLLVLAKQIKGVLQKIPGAADIKIEQASGLPVLSIIPDNAALQRYGLNIADVQNVIQIALGGKEAGQLFEGDKRFDIVVRLPESLRTDINILEELPIPLPLQADTSKSNPNYVPLKEVAKLTFSYGPNQISRENGKRRVVVTANVRGRDLGGFVEEVKRMVGDNVKLPSGTWINYGGTFEQLISAEERLMVVVPITLLLILGLLFMAFGSARAALLIFSGVPLALTGGIIALWLRGIPFSISAGVGFIALSGVAVLNGVVMVSFIRSLIEEGKALHNAIVQGALTRLRPILMTALVASLGFVPMAINVGAGSEVQRPLATVVIGGILSSTFLTLLVLPGLYLIMHRRKESSTESL